From Deltaproteobacteria bacterium, the proteins below share one genomic window:
- a CDS encoding MBL fold metallo-hydrolase, translated as MKETRFGCIHFIAGANGSRYPFCNSLFIEDDIRAIIDPGSDAAILRKIAGDGGVDIIINSHYHEDHISMNYLFEGASLAVPREEAPCFSSIDSFFDFYGLHDEDYRRYWQQLMLNEFNYRERVPDRPFANGDIFDFGNTIMEVVHTPGHTIGHSSFYFPREDILFLGDLDMTRFGPWYGDRVSDIDQTIESVHRLLDIEAGIHISSHETGIIEGDLRGMAEEYLAVIDTRERALLDFLDKPRLLDEIVHQWIIYKKPRQPEAFFELGERGMIQKHLERLIKNGTVTGENDRYCLR; from the coding sequence ATGAAAGAAACACGCTTCGGCTGCATTCACTTCATTGCGGGAGCCAACGGGAGCAGATATCCCTTCTGCAATTCGCTTTTCATTGAAGACGATATCAGGGCCATCATCGATCCCGGCTCCGATGCCGCCATACTGCGGAAAATAGCCGGTGACGGAGGTGTTGATATCATCATCAACTCTCATTATCACGAAGATCATATCTCAATGAACTACCTCTTCGAAGGGGCAAGCCTTGCCGTTCCCCGGGAAGAAGCCCCCTGTTTTTCCTCTATCGACAGCTTCTTCGATTTCTATGGATTACATGACGAAGACTACCGGCGCTACTGGCAGCAGCTCATGCTCAACGAATTCAACTATCGCGAGCGGGTCCCGGACCGCCCCTTCGCGAACGGTGATATCTTTGATTTCGGAAACACCATTATGGAGGTCGTCCATACGCCGGGACATACCATCGGGCATTCAAGCTTCTATTTCCCCCGGGAAGATATCCTGTTCCTCGGAGACCTTGACATGACCCGCTTCGGTCCCTGGTACGGCGACCGGGTGTCCGACATCGACCAGACGATCGAATCCGTCCATCGCCTCCTCGATATCGAGGCCGGCATTCACATCTCCTCTCATGAAACGGGAATCATCGAAGGAGACCTGCGGGGCATGGCCGAGGAATATCTGGCCGTGATCGACACCCGCGAACGGGCGCTCCTGGATTTTCTGGATAAGCCACGCCTTCTTGATGAGATCGTTCATCAATGGATCATTTACAAGAAACCCCGGCAACCGGAGGCATTCTTCGAACTGGGTGAACGGGGAATGATACAAAAACATCTCGAACGCCTCATCAAGAACGGGACCGTTACCGGCGAGAACGACCGTTACTGTCTTCGATAG